Genomic DNA from Segatella copri:
GGTAGATTTCTCGATGGACCTGCCAACGGTTAACAGCGATGCGAAGCAGATGATCTACTCTATCATCAATTCGCAGGAAGAGATGAACCAGCAGGTGCTCTATCTTCTGGGCATCGGCAGGTTCTACGCCCAGACCAACAACAACCAGGTGAGCGAGGATGGCGAACAGCAGAGTCAGACTTCGCTGGCGATGCAGAGCCTGCTGAGCGGCACCATCTCGCAGCAGCTGAACACCGTACTTTCCAACGTGGTGAAGAGCAACAACTGGAATTTCGGTGCCAACATATCTACGGGCGATGAAGGTTTCAACAATGCCGAATATGAGGGCATTCTGAGCGGCAAGCTGCTCAACAACCGGTTACTCTTCAATGGCCAGTTCGGTTATCGCGACAATCCGAATGCCACGCAGAGTTTCATCGGTGATTTTGACCTCCGCTACCTCATCTTCCCTAACGGCAACCTCGCCATACGCATGTACAATCAGACCAACGACCGCTATTTTACGCGCAACAGTCTGAACACGCAGGGTCTCGGTCTCATCATGAAGAAAGACTTCAACGGCCTCCGCGATTTCTTCGGCATCAAAAAGAAGAAGAAGAAGAAAAAGAAATAAAAAGCCAAAAAGAGGGTGTGTCATAACCAGATGACTCACCCTCTTTTTTATTTTCAGATAACCGTCGCCTAATATGAGTCCAGTTAAGATTGTGTACGAACTCGTACACTTTTCCAAAATCAGGAAACAGAATATAGAAATTCCGATAATGTTAGAGATTGTTGAATGTTGAGTGGTCTATATGCCACGATGAAAAGGTGGCGTATAGACCCTTGATTATATGGTGATATTCGTAATCTACATCTCCGCTTTCTGTTTTTTATGAGTTGTTCTGATTCATGATGATATCTAAAGGCAGCTGGGTAGCCTTGGCAACCTGTTCGGCTGAAAGTCCCATTGCCAGCATATTCTTAGCTATTAAGCAAATTCCCCCATCCTGCTTTTGATGGAAGGATGGGGGAATTCTTATCTGTTACCTCTAAGATAATATCTTATTTCAATTTTTCTATCTGTTCCTGGGTAAGACCGGAATACTTCATAATCAGATTGATGTCAACGCCATCAGCAAGCATGTTCCTGGCAATATCAAGGCTTCGCTGGTTCATACCTTCAGCTCTACCCTTTTCCAAGCCTTCCTTCATTCCCTTTTCCATACCTTCAGCTATACCTTCACGCTTAGCAGTGTCTACGGAATTCTTGATGTCGCGATATGCCATCTTGCTGGTCTCGTACTCCCTCATTTCCTGCGGAGTAAACTTGGCTATCTCGGCTTCCTCGAAGAGGCGGTCGAAAACCTTGTCGCACAGCTCTTTCGGGCGTTGGGTAAGCTTATAGAGATTCTTCAGTGCATAGAGCCACTTCTCGTAGAGCGTATCCAGTTCTTCCAGGGGTTTGTTGAACTTGGAAATCTCTACATAGATATATTCGAGCTTGTCGTAAAATACTTTGTGGGTAGCTGTGTCGCACAACTGCACATGATGGCGGATTTTCTCCTTGTCGAATGCATCCTCGTTCATGCTGAAGTTGAGCAGGGCTATGGTATAAACATGATTGAGTTTGAAATCCCATTCACTCCCCTTAGGTGCCTGTTCGCGAATCGGGAAAGTGGAGTAAAAAAGGGCACGATCCTTGAAATACGTCTGGTAGGCATTCTGCATTTCTACGATGAACTTCTCACCGTTTTCGCCCTCGCAATATACATCAAAGATGGCTCTGCGGTCGGTATAGACATCTCCCACATGCTCCGGGTTCAGATACGATACGTCCTTCACAACCTGTTTGCCATTAAACAAGCTGTTGAGGAAGCAAATGAGCAAATCCTTGTTCATTGCTGTTCCAAAAATTCGCTTGAAACCGAAGTCGGTCAGCAAGCTGATGTATCTTTCTTCTACCTGTTTCATACGCTTTATGTTTTTATTTTCTTCTGCAAAGATACGCTGAATATTTGTAACTTCCAAATTTTTAGGGCTGTTTTTTACATTGAGGAGTGGAAAGTCTTTTTACTTATCCCTTCACCTCCCTTCACCACCCTTCACCCTTAACACACTGACCCACAAAATATTAAGCAAAAAGGTGAAGGGTGAAGGGTTGAAAACTCTTTTATATATATACGCGTGAAGGGTAAGGGTAAAAACCGAAAAAAAGACCCTAGGGTCAAAAATCGCAAAATCCATAAAATAAAGAATATAATATAGAGTTTAAAATATACCCTTCACCCTTCACCTCGTCATTTTTCAGCTTTTTTTTCCGACAGGCAATACAAAACCAAACATCATCTTCATCTTCAAAATACCCCCAGAAAGGGGCACCGATTTGCTGCGTTAAAAACTTTAACCTAGGTTATTGTTTGCAAAAATTGAGCGTCATGACGCTCAACCACCCAATTCACAAATTTGTAGTAATTTCGCAGCATGAACAATCAAAAGATTAAAGAAACATTAGACATGGGCAGTTTTTTAAAAGAACTGGCAGAAGAAGGCAACGTAAAATTCGGCTTTGCCAAAAAGTTAGGTATAAACCAAATAAAGCTGTTAGAAATCGAGGGCGGCAGGAATACCGTTAGCATGGATATAGAGAACGGAACATTCACTCCCGAAAAACTCCTTGCCATGGAAGAGGCTATCAAAAGCTACCTGAGGCAGAAAGACATA
This window encodes:
- a CDS encoding Rpn family recombination-promoting nuclease/putative transposase, with protein sequence MKQVEERYISLLTDFGFKRIFGTAMNKDLLICFLNSLFNGKQVVKDVSYLNPEHVGDVYTDRRAIFDVYCEGENGEKFIVEMQNAYQTYFKDRALFYSTFPIREQAPKGSEWDFKLNHVYTIALLNFSMNEDAFDKEKIRHHVQLCDTATHKVFYDKLEYIYVEISKFNKPLEELDTLYEKWLYALKNLYKLTQRPKELCDKVFDRLFEEAEIAKFTPQEMREYETSKMAYRDIKNSVDTAKREGIAEGMEKGMKEGLEKGRAEGMNQRSLDIARNMLADGVDINLIMKYSGLTQEQIEKLK